CAGGTTCTCCTCCACCGTCAGGCTGGGGAAGAGGCGCCGGCCCTCCGGCACCATGGCCAGCCCCTGGCGCACGATGCGCCCCGGCGGCAGGCCGCCGATGGGCTGGCCGTCGAAGCGGATGCTGTCGGCGCTGGGCGCCTTGACCAGGCCGGTGAGCGACTTCAGGAAGGTGCTCTTGCCCGCGCCGTTGGCGCCGATGACGGCCACCACCTCGCCGGCGTCGAGCCGGAAGTCGATGCCGAACAGCGCCTGGGCGTCGCCGTAGAAGGCGGTCAGGCCATGGGTGGTCAGCAGCGCGGTCATGCTTCCATCCCCATGTACACGCGCCGCACCTCGGGGTTCGCCATCACCGCCTGCGGATCGCCCTCGGCCAGCGTCTGGCCGAAGTTGATGACGAGGAGGCGGTCGGCGATGGCCAGCAGCGCGTGCACCACGTGCTCGATCCAGACCATGGTCACGCCCTGGGCCTTGATGCGCTTCAGCTCCTCGACCAGCACCTGCGCCTCGGGCTCGGTCAGGCCGCCGGCGATCTCGTCGAGCAGCAGCAGCTTCGGCCGCGTGGCCAGCGCGCGGGCCAGTTCCAGCCGCTTGCGGTTGAGCAGCGTCAGCCCGCCGGCCGGCTTGTTCGCCTGCGGCGCCAGGCCGGTCTGCTCCAGCACCTGCACCGCGGTGGCCCAGGCCTCGCGCTCGGTCTGCCGGCCGCCGAAGCAGGCGGCGGTGACCAGGTTCTCGAACACCGTCATGTGGCCGAACGGCTGCGGCACCTGGTAGCTGCGGCCGATGCCGCCGCGGCAGCGCCGGTGCGGCGGCAGCGCGGTGACGTCGCGGCCCTCGTATTCCACCCGGCCGGCGTCGGCCCGCACGTCGCCCGTGATGAGGTTGAACAGCGTCGTCTTGCCGGCGCCGTTGGGGCCGAGGATGCCCAGGGTCTCGCCGGCCTGCACGGCCAGCGAGACGTCGTCGGTCACCGTCAGCGCGCCGTAGGACTTGCGCACGCCGTGCAGCGCCAGCAGCGTCATGGCGGTCAACCGTCAGCCCAGCGGCTTGAGCGTGCCGCCGGTGGGGATGTTGGGCGCGGCCGCGTTGTTCACCACCACCAGTTCCACCTTGCGCTTGCCGGTGGACGGCACCCACTGGCCGAGCACCAGCGGCGTCTTGCTGACGTTCTTCATCGGGCCGGGCCCGCCCCACTTCACCGGGCCGACCACGCTGCTGATCGAGGTGGCCGCCACCGCGTCGCGCACGTCGGCCGCCTTCACCGACTTCGCCCGCGACAGCGCGCTGGACGCCACCTCGAAGAGGGCGTGCGCGAAGCCGATCGGCTGCGTCCACTGCTTGCCGGTGCCGGCCTCGTAGGCGTCGGCCAGCGCCTTGGCGCTCTGCTTGGTCAGCGACGAGGTGAAGGGATGTGAGGGCGTCCACCACACCTCGGTGGTCAGGCCGTGGCCGAGGTCTCCCAGCGCCTCGATCGCGCCCGGGAAGAGCAACGCCTTGCCCAGCGTGACGACCTTGGGCCTGAGCCCCTGCTGCCGCGCCTGGGTGAGGAAGGTCTTGGCGTCCGGCGGGATGACCACGCCGGTGACGATCTCCACCCCGTCGCGCTTGAAGGCGGCGATCTGCGCGCTGAAGTCCTGCGTGCCGTTCTGGAAGCGGCCGGGGTCGGTGAGCGCGAAGCCCTGCGCGGCCAGCGGCTTGGGGAAGCCGAGTTCCTTGTCGCCCCAGGCGTTGCCGTCGCCGTCGTTGGGGAACAGGCCGCCCACCTTCTTGTTGGTGGCCACGCCCTTCCAGCCGTTGGTGAAGTTGGCGATGACGTCCTCCAGGCCCCAGAACAGGTGGTAGGTCCAGGCGAAGCCCTTGGCCGGGTCGCCCTTGCGGCCGAAGAACCAGGGCTGCCAGGGCACCACGCTGCTGACGCAGGGCACCTCGTTCAGCTCGCAGGCGTCGCTCACCGGGTTGGCGGTCTCCGGCGTGCCGGCCGTCAGCACCAGCGCCACCTTGTCCTTGAGGATGAGGTCGTTGGCCACCTCGCCGGCGCGGTTGGGGTTGGACTGGCTGTCCTTCAGCACGATCTGCACCGCGTGCTTCTTGCCGCCGATGGCGATGCCGTCCTTGAAGGCGGCCTTCATCTGGTCGATCACCCACTTGTCGGCCTCGCCGAAGGGCGCCAGCGGCCCGGTCTGCGGGCTGACGTAGCCGATCTTCACCGTGTCGGCGGCGAAGGCGGCGGGCCAGGGCGCCCGCCGCCACGGTGGCGGTGGTGCCCTGCACGAAGGTGCGGCGGTTCAGCGTCATGGTGTCTCCTTCTCGTGGTGTTGTGGGTGTCGGGATCGTCGGCTCAGGGCTCGGGCGGCGCGCCCTCGAACGCGCGCTGCAGCAGCGCGCGCAGCGGCGCCCGCTCCAGCGGCCGCGGGTTGGGGTACGGCGTCTGCACGGCCAGGCCGGCGGCACGGTCCAGCCCGCCGGCCGGCATGCCGAGCGCGGCCAGCGAGGTGGGCGCCCCGTGGCGGGCCGCCAGCGCCTGCAGCGCGGCCGGCACCGCGGCCGCCGGCACCTGCAGCGCGCGGCCGATGCGCAGCAGCGCGGCGGGGATGTGCGGCGCGTTGTAGGCCAGCGCATGCGGCAGCACCACGGTGTGCAC
The sequence above is a segment of the Aquabacterium sp. J223 genome. Coding sequences within it:
- a CDS encoding ABC transporter ATP-binding protein, which translates into the protein MTLLALHGVRKSYGALTVTDDVSLAVQAGETLGILGPNGAGKTTLFNLITGDVRADAGRVEYEGRDVTALPPHRRCRGGIGRSYQVPQPFGHMTVFENLVTAACFGGRQTEREAWATAVQVLEQTGLAPQANKPAGGLTLLNRKRLELARALATRPKLLLLDEIAGGLTEPEAQVLVEELKRIKAQGVTMVWIEHVVHALLAIADRLLVINFGQTLAEGDPQAVMANPEVRRVYMGMEA
- a CDS encoding ABC transporter substrate-binding protein, with translation MKIGYVSPQTGPLAPFGEADKWVIDQMKAAFKDGIAIGGKKHAVQIVLKDSQSNPNRAGEVANDLILKDKVALVLTAGTPETANPVSDACELNEVPCVSSVVPWQPWFFGRKGDPAKGFAWTYHLFWGLEDVIANFTNGWKGVATNKKVGGLFPNDGDGNAWGDKELGFPKPLAAQGFALTDPGRFQNGTQDFSAQIAAFKRDGVEIVTGVVIPPDAKTFLTQARQQGLRPKVVTLGKALLFPGAIEALGDLGHGLTTEVWWTPSHPFTSSLTKQSAKALADAYEAGTGKQWTQPIGFAHALFEVASSALSRAKSVKAADVRDAVAATSISSVVGPVKWGGPGPMKNVSKTPLVLGQWVPSTGKRKVELVVVNNAAAPNIPTGGTLKPLG